The sequence TtcgtcctcctcctcttcctccttccagcTGTAGGCCTGCAGCAGCCGGGGGGTCcggcagcagcggcagcagcgcCCTGAAGGGGTCTCAGGGGAGCCCTCTGCCCCTGGCTGGGACCGCTctgagctgctgctgctgccgcctcCCTTGCCTGGTGTCTCCGAGCCCTGCAGGGCTGCCAGCTCCCGTGCTCGGTTCTCGGTCTCCCGGTAGATGCGCCAGTAGAGCGTGCACATGACCGTGACCGGGAGGTAGAAGGCAGCCATGGCTGTGCCGAAGGTGATGATGGGCTGGGAGAGAAACTGGATGTAGCACTGCCCGGCCAGCACTGTCCGCTCACCCACCAGGTACTGCCAGAAGAGGATGGCTGGGGCCCAGAGGACGAAGGAAACCAGCCAGGCCAGGCCGATCATGAGGGCCGCCCGGCGGGGCGTGCGCTTTGCACGGTAGCTCAGGGGCCGCGTCACGGAGAAGTATCGGTCAAAGCTGATAAGCAGCAGGTTCATGACAGAGGCATTGCTGGCCACATAGTCCAGGGCCAGCCAGAGGTCGCAGGCTAGCGTGCCCAGAGCCCAGTGGCCCATGAGCAGGTAGGTGGTGTAGAGGTTCATGGAGAAGGTGCCGATGATGAGGTCGGCACAGGCCAGGCTCAGCAGGAAGTAGTTGTTGACCGTCTTGAGCTCTGTGTTGACCTTGAAGGAGATGAGCACCAGCAGGTTGCCTGTCACCGTGGCCAGTGACAGGAGGCCAGTGGTGATCCCAATGAAGGCCACTTGCCATGGACCCTTTCCCGGTGCCAGGACAGTGATGTTGGGGCTGACGGCGGGCGGGGCTGAGGTGTTCATGGCGGCTGGGTGGGGCTGGGCAGGCAGTCCCTTCCTCTAGGCGCACTACAAGGCTTCCTCAGGGGGAAGTCATCACCTGGAAAGAGAGGACATGGTGTTGGCTGGGCCAGCTGGATGTCTCTGATAGTCCCGAGGGGAAGGTGCTAGAACACAGCCCCTGTCTGCTCAGAGGTAAAGGCCAAATAGCCTCACACTCCCTTATAGGCGTACTCGCACAGTCATTTATAATGCATACGCCCAGCTGAATGGGTTTGCCAGCAGTGTGGGGAGGCTTTGGGATCCAGGGATCTGAGTCCTCAGTCCCACTCCACCATTCAGATGCtgagcctcggttttctcatctgggAAATGGCAACTGTTTCCTATCCTGCTTGACTCATGGGGCAGGCATTGGGAGACACTTCCTATCCGGTACCGCCACATTTCCAAAGCATTTCACTCAGCTACCTTCCTTTATAAAGCCCTCATTTACTCAGTAATTACTGGATGCCAGACACAGTGCTAAGCACTTacttaaattatttaatttaactGTGGTAACATCcctaaagggagccctggtagtgca comes from Elephas maximus indicus isolate mEleMax1 chromosome 7, mEleMax1 primary haplotype, whole genome shotgun sequence and encodes:
- the CHRM1 gene encoding muscarinic acetylcholine receptor M1; the protein is MNTSAPPAVSPNITVLAPGKGPWQVAFIGITTGLLSLATVTGNLLVLISFKVNTELKTVNNYFLLSLACADLIIGTFSMNLYTTYLLMGHWALGTLACDLWLALDYVASNASVMNLLLISFDRYFSVTRPLSYRAKRTPRRAALMIGLAWLVSFVLWAPAILFWQYLVGERTVLAGQCYIQFLSQPIITFGTAMAAFYLPVTVMCTLYWRIYRETENRARELAALQGSETPGKGGGSSSSSERSQPGAEGSPETPSGRCCRCCRTPRLLQAYSWKEEEEEDEGSMESLTSSEGEETGSEVVIKMPMVDPEAQAPAKQPPRSSPNTVKRPTRKGRERAGKGPKPRGKEQLAKRKTFSLVKEKKAARTLSAILLAFILTWTPYNIMVLVSTFCKDCVPETLWELGYWLCYVNSTINPMCYALCNKAFRDTFRLLLLCRWDKRRWRKIPKRPGSVHRTPSRQC